The Streptococcus pluranimalium genome contains a region encoding:
- a CDS encoding ABC transporter permease, whose protein sequence is MADNYQTFKLVGAGSSSTQEKIEKPALSFFQDAWRRLKQNKLAVVSMWFLIILMIFSLASTLFVKQKDANFFNSKEVTIYRNLPPKINSNLPFWNGEIVYSGNTEANDAYADQGVPENKKFALGTDTLGRSLGKRIIVGIRISLLVALAATAIDLIIGVTYGLISGYVGGKVDTVMQRIIEVVSSIPNLVIVTMLGLLLGNGILSIIISIGLVGWTSMARQVRNLTLSYREREFVLAARSLGESGGKIAFKHIFPNISGIIIVQIMMTVPSAIMYEAVLSAINLGVKPPTASLGSLISDAQENLQYYPYQVLLPALALVIISLAFIMLGDGLRDAFDPKSSND, encoded by the coding sequence ATGGCAGATAACTATCAAACATTTAAACTTGTTGGTGCTGGGTCATCTAGCACGCAAGAAAAAATTGAAAAGCCAGCGCTGTCCTTTTTCCAGGATGCTTGGCGCCGACTTAAGCAAAATAAACTAGCTGTTGTATCAATGTGGTTTTTGATTATACTAATGATCTTCTCACTAGCTTCAACACTATTTGTAAAACAAAAAGATGCTAACTTTTTTAATTCAAAAGAAGTTACTATCTATCGAAATTTACCGCCGAAAATTAATAGTAACCTTCCATTTTGGAACGGAGAAATTGTTTATTCAGGAAATACTGAAGCAAATGATGCCTATGCAGATCAAGGCGTGCCAGAAAATAAAAAATTTGCTTTAGGGACGGATACTCTTGGACGTAGTTTAGGGAAACGTATCATTGTTGGTATTCGTATTTCACTCTTGGTAGCCTTAGCTGCAACTGCTATTGACTTGATTATCGGTGTAACCTATGGTTTAATCTCTGGTTACGTAGGAGGTAAGGTTGATACAGTGATGCAACGTATTATCGAAGTTGTTTCATCAATTCCAAACTTGGTCATCGTAACGATGCTAGGTCTCTTGCTTGGTAATGGTATTCTTTCAATTATTATTTCCATCGGTCTTGTAGGTTGGACATCTATGGCGCGTCAAGTACGTAATTTAACGTTATCTTATCGTGAACGCGAGTTTGTTCTTGCAGCTCGTTCTCTAGGTGAAAGTGGTGGCAAAATTGCTTTCAAACATATTTTCCCTAATATTTCAGGAATTATCATTGTTCAGATTATGATGACCGTTCCGAGTGCTATTATGTACGAGGCAGTTCTTTCAGCCATCAATCTTGGTGTGAAACCACCGACAGCATCTCTGGGGTCATTGATTTCAGATGCACAGGAAAACCTACAGTATTATCCATACCAAGTATTGCTTCCTGCATTGGCGCTTGTTATCATTTCCTTAGCGTTTATCATGCTTGGTGATGGTTTGCGAGATGCTTTTGATCCAAAATCAAGTAACGACTAA
- a CDS encoding aspartate kinase has product MKVTKFGGSSLASAQQLQKVLNIVKSDRERRFIVVSAPGKRDAQDTKVTDALIQYYNHYKNNQDTSADKAWIIQRYRDIATELNVNLSIISTIQKSIESLECLPITNNPYLYDTFLAAGEDNNAKLIAAFFKENDLDAIYLHPSDAGLFVSSEPQNARLLPSSYEHIQKLRQGEQIYVIPGFFGVTMDNNICTFSRGGSDITGSLIAAGIHAELYENFTDVDGIFAAHPGVVNKPHSISELTYKEMRELAYAGFSVLHDEALIPVYRSKIPLVIKNTNNPSHPGTKVTLKHETLDLPVVGISGDDKFVSINISKYLMNREIGFGRKVLQILEELNIRWEHIPTGIDDMSIVLRERELTPEKEERIVDYLQNELHVDDLEIEKELSIIMIVGENMKNHIGITAAATKALSEKNINLEMISQGSSEVSIMFVIKSKEEKAAIQALYSAFF; this is encoded by the coding sequence ATGAAAGTCACAAAATTTGGTGGTAGTTCATTAGCGTCAGCTCAACAATTACAAAAAGTTTTAAATATTGTCAAAAGTGATCGCGAGAGACGTTTTATCGTCGTATCTGCGCCAGGAAAAAGAGATGCACAGGATACCAAAGTAACCGATGCTCTCATCCAATACTACAATCACTATAAAAATAACCAAGATACTAGCGCAGATAAAGCTTGGATCATTCAAAGATATCGTGATATAGCAACTGAACTTAATGTCAATTTAAGCATTATCAGCACAATCCAAAAATCTATCGAAAGTCTTGAATGCCTACCTATCACAAATAACCCTTATCTTTACGATACTTTCCTTGCAGCAGGGGAAGACAATAATGCTAAGCTAATTGCTGCTTTTTTTAAAGAAAATGATTTAGATGCAATTTACCTTCATCCTAGCGACGCAGGTCTCTTCGTTTCAAGTGAACCACAAAATGCTAGACTACTACCAAGTAGCTACGAGCATATTCAAAAATTACGACAAGGAGAACAAATTTATGTTATTCCAGGTTTCTTTGGCGTCACCATGGATAACAATATTTGTACCTTCTCTAGGGGAGGCTCAGATATTACTGGTTCATTGATTGCCGCTGGAATTCACGCTGAGCTTTACGAAAACTTCACTGATGTTGATGGTATTTTTGCCGCACACCCTGGTGTTGTCAATAAACCACATTCTATCAGTGAACTAACATATAAAGAAATGCGTGAATTAGCTTATGCAGGTTTCTCAGTCTTACATGATGAAGCCTTAATCCCAGTTTATCGCTCAAAAATTCCTCTTGTCATCAAAAACACAAATAACCCTAGTCATCCTGGGACTAAGGTTACTTTAAAGCACGAAACACTTGATTTACCTGTTGTGGGAATATCTGGTGATGATAAATTTGTCAGCATTAATATCTCAAAATACTTGATGAATAGGGAAATTGGATTTGGTCGTAAAGTCCTACAAATTCTTGAAGAACTTAATATTCGCTGGGAGCACATACCAACTGGTATTGATGACATGTCTATTGTTCTTAGAGAACGTGAATTAACTCCTGAAAAAGAAGAAAGAATTGTAGACTACCTACAAAATGAACTTCATGTTGACGACTTAGAAATCGAAAAAGAACTCTCTATCATCATGATTGTAGGAGAGAACATGAAAAATCATATTGGTATTACGGCTGCTGCAACAAAAGCTTTATCAGAAAAAAATATTAACCTCGAAATGATTTCACAAGGATCAAGCGAAGTCTCAATCATGTTCGTCATTAAATCTAAAGAAGAAAAAGCAGCCATACAAGCTCTCTACTCTGCCTTTTTCTAG
- a CDS encoding ABC transporter permease produces the protein MIKYILKRLAILLVTLWVVITLSFFLMQVMPGTPYNNPRLTDEMIALMNKQYGLDKPVWQQYLKYLFDILHGDFGTSYQSINQPVSRMLSQRLGVSIQLGLQALVIGIGSGLIVGAISARNKNNKIDGFLSVVSTLGISVPSFIIGLLLLDYLGFKWQLLPLSGWGTFAQSILPTLGLAIPIFAQVTRFFRSEMIETLNSDYIQLARAKGLTMRQVTNRHAYRNSMIPVLTLVGPLAAGVLTGSALMERIFSIPGIGQLFVTAIPTKDYPVIMGTTIVYSVMLMVAILATDIIISIVDPRVRLQ, from the coding sequence ATGATTAAATATATTCTAAAACGTCTGGCTATCCTCTTGGTAACCTTATGGGTGGTCATTACGCTTTCATTCTTTCTCATGCAGGTTATGCCGGGGACACCGTATAACAATCCCCGTTTGACGGATGAGATGATTGCTTTGATGAATAAGCAATATGGACTTGATAAACCAGTTTGGCAACAATATTTGAAATACCTTTTTGATATTTTACATGGGGATTTTGGAACAAGTTACCAATCCATCAACCAACCCGTCTCTCGTATGCTCAGTCAACGCTTAGGTGTATCAATACAGCTTGGTTTGCAAGCTTTGGTGATTGGTATTGGTAGTGGACTCATTGTTGGTGCTATTTCGGCTCGAAACAAAAATAATAAAATCGATGGTTTTCTTAGTGTTGTTTCAACTTTAGGAATTTCTGTGCCATCTTTCATCATTGGTCTTTTGCTCCTTGATTATCTTGGATTCAAATGGCAATTATTACCACTATCAGGCTGGGGAACTTTTGCTCAATCAATCCTACCAACGCTTGGCTTAGCGATTCCAATTTTTGCGCAGGTAACTCGTTTCTTCCGTAGTGAAATGATTGAGACTTTAAACTCGGACTATATTCAGTTGGCTCGTGCTAAGGGATTGACGATGCGTCAAGTTACTAACAGACACGCCTACCGTAACTCAATGATTCCAGTGTTGACATTGGTTGGGCCATTGGCGGCAGGTGTCTTGACAGGTTCGGCATTGATGGAGCGTATTTTCTCAATTCCTGGTATTGGTCAATTGTTCGTTACAGCGATTCCGACTAAAGATTACCCAGTCATTATGGGAACAACAATTGTTTATTCTGTCATGTTAATGGTAGCTATTTTAGCGACAGATATCATCATTAGTATCGTTGACCCACGTGTTCGCTTGCAATAA
- a CDS encoding ABC transporter ATP-binding protein, with protein sequence MENNKKKLVELKNVSLTFNKGKSNEVKAINNVSFDIYEGEVFGLVGESGSGKTTVGRAILKLYDINEGEIIFNGEKVSHLKGKAQHNFRKQAQMIFQDPQASLNGRMKIRDIVAEGLDIHKLVSSKEERDEKVQHLLDLVGLNKDHLTRYPHEFSGGQRQRIGIARALAVEPKFIIADEPISALDVSIQAQVVNLMQKLQHEQGLTYLFVAHDLSMVKYISDRIGVMHWGKMLEIGTSEDVYNNPIHPYTKSLLSAIPEPDPEKERARVHQVYDPTAELDGQERTMHEITPGHFVLATEEEAQLYKEQLQK encoded by the coding sequence ATGGAAAATAACAAAAAAAAATTAGTTGAGCTAAAAAATGTTTCTCTTACGTTTAACAAAGGGAAATCTAATGAAGTTAAAGCCATTAATAATGTTAGCTTTGACATCTATGAAGGTGAAGTTTTTGGTTTAGTTGGTGAGTCTGGTTCAGGTAAAACAACCGTTGGTCGTGCTATTTTGAAACTGTATGATATTAACGAAGGAGAAATTATCTTTAATGGTGAAAAAGTCTCACATTTAAAAGGTAAAGCTCAACATAATTTCCGTAAGCAAGCTCAAATGATTTTTCAAGATCCACAAGCAAGTCTTAACGGGCGAATGAAAATCCGTGATATTGTTGCTGAAGGATTGGATATCCATAAGTTGGTTTCATCTAAGGAAGAACGTGATGAAAAAGTTCAGCACCTTCTTGATTTAGTTGGTTTAAATAAAGATCACTTAACACGTTATCCTCATGAGTTTTCTGGTGGACAACGTCAGCGTATCGGTATTGCCCGTGCTCTTGCTGTCGAACCGAAATTTATCATTGCCGATGAACCAATTTCAGCGTTGGATGTTTCTATTCAAGCCCAAGTTGTTAATTTAATGCAAAAATTACAACATGAGCAAGGCTTGACATATCTCTTTGTTGCTCACGATTTATCAATGGTTAAATATATCTCAGACCGTATTGGTGTTATGCACTGGGGTAAAATGTTAGAAATTGGAACATCTGAAGATGTTTATAATAATCCGATTCATCCTTATACAAAGAGTTTGTTGTCAGCTATTCCAGAACCGGATCCTGAAAAAGAACGTGCCCGTGTTCATCAAGTCTATGATCCAACAGCAGAATTGGATGGACAAGAACGCACTATGCATGAAATCACACCAGGTCATTTTGTTCTTGCTACAGAAGAAGAAGCACAGCTCTATAAAGAACAATTGCAAAAGTAA
- a CDS encoding IS982 family transposase, whose protein sequence is MSHLQYTAKSHHLQWNIKQLSQISSQFYRTYCPDSLKHRRNIGLAKVSDESLLVLLLLQAELGITSQRHFYRICQLFFGGNLLERSRFNRRTKQLIWLVQLIRQALSGAISPDTIVIMDSFPLSLCQPIRNHSAKIFNDCADIGDNATKNLWFYGFKGHMLVTLSGVILNYVVTPGSVHDIKVVDELLEGCRHSVVLADLGYLSQELKDRLEQKGYHLWTPLRQNMVGAEQHNHWQLLVMRRTIETRFSELCALFDIEHTLTRSIRGLQLRIEQIILAYHLRYFEIN, encoded by the coding sequence ATGAGCCACTTACAGTATACCGCTAAATCCCATCATTTACAATGGAATATCAAACAATTATCCCAAATCAGTTCTCAATTTTATCGGACCTACTGCCCCGATTCGTTGAAGCATCGTCGCAATATTGGTTTAGCCAAAGTTTCAGATGAGTCACTTCTTGTTTTATTGCTGCTTCAAGCTGAGTTAGGGATAACATCACAACGCCATTTTTATAGAATCTGTCAACTTTTCTTTGGGGGCAACTTACTAGAAAGAAGCCGCTTTAATAGACGAACAAAACAATTGATTTGGTTGGTTCAACTCATTCGACAAGCCTTGAGTGGGGCAATCTCGCCAGATACTATTGTGATTATGGACAGTTTTCCATTGTCGCTTTGCCAGCCTATTCGCAATCATAGCGCCAAGATTTTCAATGATTGCGCTGATATTGGGGATAATGCCACTAAAAACCTTTGGTTCTATGGTTTTAAAGGCCATATGTTGGTCACTTTGTCGGGGGTTATTCTCAACTATGTTGTGACACCAGGCTCTGTTCACGACATTAAAGTCGTTGATGAACTCCTAGAAGGCTGTAGGCATTCTGTCGTTCTTGCCGATTTAGGTTACCTCAGTCAAGAGCTAAAAGATAGGTTAGAACAGAAAGGCTATCACTTATGGACACCATTACGTCAAAACATGGTCGGTGCAGAACAGCATAATCACTGGCAGTTACTTGTCATGAGAAGAACGATCGAAACTCGCTTTTCTGAACTTTGTGCGCTATTTGATATTGAGCACACGTTAACGAGAAGCATTAGGGGACTACAATTGAGAATCGAACAAATCATACTGGCTTATCATTTGAGATATTTTGAAATTAACTAG
- a CDS encoding ABC transporter ATP-binding protein, whose amino-acid sequence MKKTDNIILSVKDVVVEFDVRDRVLTAIRGVSLDLIEGEVLAVVGESGSGKSVLTKTFTGMLESNGRIASGSISYRGQELAGLKDHKEWAGIRGAKIATIFQDPMTSLDPIKSIGSQITEVIIKHQGKSKAEAKKMAISYMESVGIPEAEKRFKEYPFQYSGGMRQRIVIAIALACRPDILICDEPTTALDVTIQAQIIKLLKDLQAEYSFTTIFITHDLGVVASIADKVAVMYAGDIVEYGTVEDIFYDPRHPYTWSLLSSLPQLADETGVLFSIPGAPPSLYKPIKGDAFAPRSRYAMQIDFEEDAPKFAVTETHWAKTWLLHPDAPKVEKPEAIQNLHEKISEKFN is encoded by the coding sequence ATGTTGTTGTTGAATTCGATGTCCGTGACCGTGTTCTGACAGCTATTCGAGGTGTTTCCCTTGATTTGATTGAAGGTGAAGTTCTAGCAGTCGTTGGGGAGTCAGGGTCTGGAAAATCGGTATTAACAAAGACTTTTACAGGAATGCTTGAAAGTAATGGTCGCATAGCCAGTGGTTCGATTTCTTATAGAGGACAAGAATTAGCTGGATTAAAAGACCATAAAGAGTGGGCAGGGATTCGTGGGGCTAAGATTGCAACGATTTTCCAAGATCCAATGACTTCCTTAGATCCAATTAAATCGATAGGAAGTCAGATAACAGAAGTTATCATCAAGCATCAAGGAAAATCTAAAGCAGAAGCTAAAAAAATGGCGATTTCATATATGGAAAGTGTAGGTATTCCAGAAGCAGAGAAACGTTTCAAAGAGTATCCTTTCCAATATTCTGGAGGAATGCGACAACGTATCGTTATTGCTATTGCCCTTGCATGTCGACCAGATATCCTGATTTGTGATGAGCCCACAACAGCCTTGGATGTTACCATTCAAGCTCAGATCATCAAATTGTTGAAAGATTTACAAGCAGAATATAGCTTTACAACGATCTTTATCACTCACGATTTGGGTGTTGTTGCAAGCATTGCCGATAAAGTTGCAGTGATGTATGCAGGTGATATTGTTGAATATGGAACGGTCGAAGATATTTTCTATGACCCACGCCATCCATACACATGGAGCTTGTTATCAAGCTTGCCACAGCTAGCAGATGAAACGGGAGTGTTGTTTTCTATTCCAGGAGCGCCGCCATCATTATACAAACCTATAAAAGGCGATGCTTTTGCACCAAGATCACGCTATGCTATGCAAATTGATTTTGAAGAAGATGCGCCAAAATTTGCAGTTACAGAAACACACTGGGCAAAAACTTGGCTCTTGCATCCGGATGCACCAAAAGTTGAAAAACCAGAAGCTATTCAAAATCTACATGAAAAAATTTCAGAAAAATTCAATTAG
- a CDS encoding ABC transporter ATP-binding protein, which yields MAQENILEVKNLHVDFQTYAGEVQAIREVNFELKKGETLAIVGESGSGKSVTTKTLMGLSAKNANISGEILFKNRNLNDLKEEEWVKIRGNEIAMIFQDPMTSLDPTMKIGMQIAEPIMLHEKISKKEALDRALELMKSVGIPNAEEHINDYPHQWSGGMRQRAVIAVALAGNPEILIADEPTTALDVTIQAQILNLMKDIQQKTSSSIIFITHDLGVVAGMADRVAVMYAGKIVEYGTVDEVFYNPQHPYTWGLLNSMPTTDTAAGALQSIPGTPPDLLNPPKGDAFAARNEFALDIDHEEEPPMFKVSDSHYAATWLLDKRAPEVTPPPQILKRWAKWQEKYGGIN from the coding sequence ATGGCACAAGAAAATATCTTAGAAGTTAAAAATCTTCATGTTGATTTCCAAACTTATGCTGGTGAAGTCCAAGCCATTCGTGAAGTTAATTTTGAACTGAAAAAAGGCGAAACTCTCGCGATTGTTGGTGAGTCTGGTTCAGGTAAATCAGTAACAACCAAGACACTTATGGGCTTGTCTGCAAAGAATGCTAATATTTCAGGTGAGATTCTTTTTAAAAATCGTAATCTCAATGATTTAAAAGAAGAAGAATGGGTTAAAATCCGTGGAAATGAAATTGCGATGATTTTCCAAGATCCGATGACTAGTCTTGATCCAACCATGAAGATTGGTATGCAAATCGCAGAACCGATTATGCTACATGAAAAGATTTCGAAAAAAGAAGCTCTTGATCGTGCACTTGAGCTTATGAAGAGTGTCGGTATTCCGAATGCTGAGGAACATATCAACGATTACCCTCACCAGTGGTCAGGTGGAATGCGCCAACGTGCCGTCATCGCTGTTGCGCTAGCTGGAAATCCTGAAATATTAATTGCTGATGAACCAACGACTGCTCTTGATGTAACGATTCAAGCTCAGATTTTAAATTTAATGAAAGATATTCAGCAGAAAACATCAAGCTCGATTATCTTTATCACTCACGACTTGGGTGTTGTTGCTGGTATGGCGGATCGTGTTGCTGTTATGTATGCTGGTAAAATCGTTGAATATGGGACTGTTGATGAAGTTTTCTACAACCCGCAACATCCTTACACTTGGGGACTTTTAAATTCAATGCCTACAACGGATACAGCAGCTGGAGCCCTCCAGTCTATTCCTGGAACACCACCGGATTTGTTGAATCCTCCAAAAGGAGATGCCTTTGCAGCTCGTAATGAATTTGCATTGGACATTGATCACGAAGAAGAACCACCGATGTTTAAAGTATCAGATAGTCATTACGCCGCAACATGGCTCTTAGATAAAAGAGCACCAGAGGTGACCCCTCCACCACAAATCCTAAAACGATGGGCTAAATGGCAAGAAAAATATGGAGGGATTAACTAA
- a CDS encoding ATP-binding cassette domain-containing protein gives MSEKLVEIKDLEISFGEGKKKFVAVKNANFFINKGETFSLVGESGSGKTTIGRAIIGLNDTSAGDIFFEGEKINGKKSREKERELIRKIQMIFQDPAASLNERATIDYIISEGLHNFGLYDNEEDRKAKVRKMIDEVGLLPEHLTRYPHEFSGGQRQRIGIARALVMRPDFVIADEPISALDVSVRAQVLNLLKELQKEFGLTYLFIAHDLSVVRFISDRIAVIYKGVIVEVAETEELFRNPIHPYTKSLLSAVPIPDPILERQKELVIYDPSQHDYDTEEPSMVELLPGHYVWGSPTEIAKYKLENPI, from the coding sequence ATGTCAGAAAAATTAGTTGAAATCAAGGATTTAGAAATCTCCTTCGGTGAAGGGAAAAAGAAATTTGTAGCTGTGAAAAACGCCAACTTTTTCATCAATAAAGGAGAAACCTTCTCATTGGTTGGTGAATCTGGTTCAGGTAAGACAACTATCGGTCGTGCCATTATTGGTTTAAATGATACTAGTGCTGGTGATATTTTCTTTGAAGGAGAAAAAATCAACGGGAAGAAATCTCGTGAAAAAGAAAGAGAACTTATTCGGAAAATCCAGATGATTTTCCAAGATCCTGCGGCCAGTTTGAATGAACGTGCCACAATTGACTACATCATTTCAGAAGGGCTTCATAACTTTGGACTTTATGACAATGAAGAAGATCGTAAAGCGAAAGTTAGAAAAATGATCGATGAAGTTGGATTGTTGCCGGAGCACTTGACGCGTTACCCACATGAATTTTCAGGCGGACAACGACAACGTATCGGAATAGCTCGTGCCTTGGTTATGCGTCCTGACTTTGTCATTGCGGATGAACCTATTTCCGCCTTAGACGTTTCTGTTCGCGCACAGGTTTTGAACCTCTTAAAAGAACTCCAAAAAGAATTTGGTTTAACCTATCTTTTTATTGCCCATGATTTGTCAGTGGTAAGATTTATTTCGGATCGTATTGCCGTTATCTATAAAGGTGTTATCGTCGAGGTTGCTGAAACGGAAGAATTATTCAGAAATCCAATTCATCCATACACAAAATCATTGCTATCAGCAGTTCCTATCCCAGATCCAATCTTGGAAAGGCAAAAAGAGTTGGTCATTTATGACCCAAGTCAGCATGATTATGACACTGAAGAACCAAGTATGGTCGAACTTCTTCCAGGGCATTATGTCTGGGGAAGCCCAACAGAAATTGCCAAATATAAATTGGAAAACCCTATATAA
- a CDS encoding peptide ABC transporter substrate-binding protein has product MSMFSKNWKRVGLGAVALASTAVLVACSGGNSSSKSDSNKNEINWSLPTELNTLDISKNTDSYSNVLIGNSGSNLLRLDGKGGTEPDLATKVDVSDDGLTYTATLRDGLKWSDGSELTAEDFVYSWQRIVDPATASEYAYLATESHLENADKINAGEEKDLNKLGVKAEGNKVVFTLTSPTPQFMEYLAFTNFMPQKKEFVEKTGKDYGTNSDSQVYSGPYKVEGWNGSNNSFKLVKNKEYWNAKNVKTDAVNIQVIKKPDTAVQMYKQGELDAANISKTSAIYNANKNNDDVVTVPEATTAYMVYNQTGDVKGLTNQKIRQALNLATDRKGVVEAAVDTGSKPATGIAPTGLATLENGEDLAEYVAPGYSYKAKEATKLFKEGLEELGEDSLKLTITADADNPVAKNSVDYLKSTWEEALPGLTVEEKFVTFKQRLEDTKNQNFEVALVLWGGDYPEGSTFYGLFTSDAPYNYGKFASKEYDAAYEKAIKDNALDKDAAAENYKEAEKILYDNAYYNPLYFRSEETLQNPDIKGLVRNSTGLNTDFTHAYKK; this is encoded by the coding sequence ATGTCTATGTTTTCAAAAAATTGGAAGCGCGTTGGTTTAGGAGCTGTTGCTCTTGCTTCAACAGCTGTACTTGTAGCATGTAGTGGTGGTAATTCATCTTCTAAATCAGATTCAAATAAAAACGAAATCAATTGGTCACTTCCGACTGAGTTAAATACACTTGATATCTCTAAAAACACAGATTCATATTCTAATGTTTTGATCGGTAACTCAGGAAGTAACTTGCTCCGCTTGGATGGAAAAGGTGGAACTGAGCCAGATTTGGCAACTAAAGTTGATGTATCAGACGATGGTTTGACTTATACAGCAACTCTTCGTGATGGCTTGAAATGGTCAGATGGAAGTGAATTGACAGCAGAAGACTTTGTTTATTCATGGCAACGTATCGTTGACCCAGCAACAGCTTCAGAGTACGCTTACCTAGCAACTGAGTCACATTTGGAAAATGCTGATAAGATTAATGCTGGTGAAGAAAAAGACCTTAATAAACTCGGTGTTAAAGCAGAAGGAAACAAGGTCGTCTTTACATTGACAAGCCCAACACCTCAGTTCATGGAGTATCTTGCCTTTACAAACTTCATGCCACAGAAAAAAGAGTTTGTTGAAAAGACTGGAAAAGATTACGGAACAAATTCTGACTCGCAAGTTTACTCTGGGCCATACAAAGTCGAGGGTTGGAATGGGTCAAATAATAGCTTCAAGTTAGTTAAAAACAAAGAATATTGGAACGCTAAGAATGTCAAAACAGATGCGGTTAATATTCAAGTTATTAAAAAACCAGATACAGCTGTTCAAATGTATAAACAAGGTGAACTTGATGCTGCCAATATTTCAAAAACAAGCGCTATTTACAATGCCAATAAAAACAATGACGATGTTGTAACTGTACCAGAAGCAACAACTGCTTACATGGTTTATAACCAAACTGGCGATGTTAAAGGTTTGACCAATCAAAAAATTCGCCAAGCACTTAACCTTGCCACAGACCGTAAAGGTGTTGTCGAAGCAGCAGTAGACACAGGGTCAAAACCTGCAACAGGTATTGCCCCAACAGGTTTGGCGACCTTGGAAAATGGTGAAGACTTAGCTGAATATGTCGCTCCAGGTTATTCATATAAAGCTAAAGAGGCTACGAAACTCTTCAAAGAAGGGTTGGAAGAACTTGGGGAAGACAGTCTTAAATTGACTATCACTGCAGATGCTGATAATCCAGTGGCTAAAAACTCAGTTGACTACCTCAAGAGCACATGGGAAGAAGCTCTTCCAGGATTGACTGTTGAAGAAAAATTCGTAACCTTCAAACAACGACTTGAAGATACTAAGAATCAAAACTTTGAAGTTGCTTTAGTACTTTGGGGTGGTGACTATCCAGAAGGTTCAACATTCTATGGCCTATTCACGTCAGATGCTCCATACAACTATGGTAAATTCGCAAGTAAAGAGTACGATGCTGCCTATGAAAAAGCAATCAAAGATAATGCTTTAGATAAGGATGCGGCTGCAGAAAACTATAAAGAAGCTGAGAAAATTCTTTATGATAATGCTTACTACAACCCACTTTACTTCCGTAGTGAAGAAACCCTCCAAAATCCAGACATAAAAGGGTTAGTACGTAACTCAACTGGTTTGAATACAGACTTCACACATGCCTACAAAAAATAA
- a CDS encoding sigma-70 RNA polymerase sigma factor region 4 domain-containing protein translates to MIEQSSLQYLSFESLYKRVQPIVHKCRRQYHIQLWDFDDWDQEGMICLFHLVQTKSDSLDNPSFFFACFKTKFSNYLKDVLRSQESDKRRLNRLPYEEVSELSHCIAQEGLSLEDRVIMREQLAHLKEVLPESRHHEVDLLLAGNRFKGRRALLRQLKELWN, encoded by the coding sequence ATGATAGAACAATCATCTTTACAGTATTTATCTTTTGAAAGCTTATATAAGCGTGTGCAGCCTATTGTTCATAAATGTCGAAGACAGTATCATATACAGCTTTGGGATTTTGATGATTGGGATCAAGAAGGTATGATTTGTTTATTTCATTTGGTTCAAACTAAATCGGACTCTCTAGATAATCCTTCATTTTTCTTTGCTTGTTTTAAGACAAAATTTTCAAATTATTTAAAGGATGTTTTACGATCTCAGGAGAGTGATAAGAGGCGTTTGAATCGTTTACCTTATGAAGAAGTTTCTGAGTTAAGTCATTGTATCGCACAAGAGGGGCTATCTTTAGAAGATCGTGTTATTATGAGAGAGCAATTAGCTCATTTGAAGGAAGTACTTCCCGAATCGCGCCATCATGAAGTTGACTTGCTCCTTGCTGGTAATCGATTTAAAGGTCGACGAGCTTTGTTACGGCAATTAAAAGAGTTATGGAATTAG